Proteins encoded in a region of the Roseateles sp. SL47 genome:
- a CDS encoding YlcI/YnfO family protein, with protein sequence MKTAIIPQVRIEPQLRADLDAVLRDGETLSEFVESTVRGAVEHRLVQRAFASRADEAWARFQRTGAGRPAEDVIADMRTSLEVRRKELQGKHRPADA encoded by the coding sequence ATGAAGACAGCAATCATCCCGCAGGTGCGCATCGAGCCTCAGCTCCGCGCCGACCTCGACGCCGTCCTGCGCGACGGCGAGACCCTGTCCGAATTCGTCGAATCGACGGTACGCGGCGCGGTGGAGCACCGCCTTGTTCAGCGCGCGTTCGCCTCGCGCGCTGACGAGGCTTGGGCGCGCTTTCAGCGCACCGGCGCCGGCCGGCCGGCTGAAGACGTCATCGCCGACATGCGGACGAGCCTGGAGGTCAGGCGCAAGGAACTTCAAGGCAAGCACCGTCCGGCCGATGCATGA
- a CDS encoding ATP-binding protein codes for MPLRRPDREPGDSRWSSRWMGLSGLPGLASLSGALAPDSQAGRSNLMQMVQLRWLAVAGQFATVVAVHYTLGIHLPVAEMLTLLLVLLLFNLACWIRTRWVPSVGNAELFAGLLVDVAVLSGQLFYSGGVTNPFVFLYLLQIAVGAVLLPARYIWPMVWLTAACFLALTQWHQPLRLPDLAGLSLPPHYVGGLLICFAINASLLVTFIHRISGNLRQRDARLADLRQRAAEEEHIVRMGLLASGAAHELGTPLSTLSVILGDWAHMAPFAGDPELRQEIEEMQVQLQRCKAIVSGILMSAGEMRGEAPALTTLHAFLGDLVAHWRRTRHAGRLEYRADQDLPDLHIISDVGLKQMIDNILDNAQEAAPGQPMLLRAFAEEDQLVLCVRDRGPGFLPEMLERLGKPYQSSKGRPGGGLGLFLALNVIRSLGGHLQARNLMNEEGGGAEVEIRLPLSALVPQGLADNAAHDG; via the coding sequence GTGCCCCTGCGTCGTCCTGACCGGGAGCCTGGGGACAGCCGCTGGTCCAGCCGCTGGATGGGCTTGTCCGGCCTGCCGGGCCTGGCCAGCTTGTCGGGCGCGCTGGCGCCGGACAGCCAGGCCGGCCGATCCAACCTGATGCAGATGGTGCAACTGCGCTGGCTGGCCGTGGCCGGCCAGTTCGCCACCGTGGTGGCGGTGCACTACACGCTGGGCATCCATCTGCCGGTGGCGGAGATGCTCACGTTGCTGCTGGTGCTGCTGCTGTTCAACCTGGCCTGCTGGATCCGCACCCGCTGGGTGCCCAGCGTCGGCAACGCCGAGCTGTTTGCCGGTCTGCTGGTGGATGTGGCGGTGCTCAGCGGGCAGCTGTTCTACAGCGGCGGCGTCACCAATCCCTTTGTGTTTCTCTACCTGCTGCAGATTGCGGTGGGCGCCGTGCTGCTGCCGGCGCGCTACATCTGGCCGATGGTCTGGCTGACAGCCGCCTGCTTCCTGGCGCTGACCCAGTGGCATCAGCCGTTGCGGCTGCCGGACCTGGCCGGGCTGTCGCTGCCGCCGCACTATGTGGGCGGCCTGCTGATCTGCTTTGCGATCAATGCGTCGCTGTTGGTCACCTTCATCCATCGCATCAGCGGCAACCTGCGCCAGCGTGATGCGCGCCTGGCCGACCTGCGGCAGCGGGCGGCGGAAGAAGAACACATCGTGCGAATGGGCCTGCTGGCGTCTGGTGCTGCGCATGAACTGGGCACGCCGCTGTCCACACTGTCGGTGATTCTGGGGGACTGGGCCCATATGGCGCCTTTCGCCGGTGACCCGGAATTGCGGCAGGAGATCGAAGAAATGCAGGTGCAGCTGCAGCGCTGCAAGGCCATCGTCAGCGGCATCCTCATGTCGGCGGGGGAGATGCGCGGGGAAGCCCCGGCGCTGACCACGCTGCATGCCTTCCTGGGTGATCTGGTCGCGCATTGGCGGCGGACCCGCCATGCCGGCCGGCTGGAATACCGGGCGGATCAGGACCTGCCGGATCTGCACATCATCTCGGATGTGGGCCTGAAGCAGATGATCGACAACATCCTGGACAACGCCCAGGAGGCCGCGCCCGGCCAGCCGATGCTGCTGCGTGCCTTCGCGGAGGAAGACCAGCTGGTGCTGTGCGTGCGTGACCGCGGCCCTGGTTTCCTGCCCGAGATGCTGGAGCGGCTGGGCAAGCCCTACCAGTCCAGCAAGGGGCGTCCGGGCGGCGGGCTGGGGCTGTTCCTGGCGCTGAATGTCATCCGCTCGCTCGGCGGCCATCTGCAGGCCCGAAACCTCATGAATGAGGAAGGGGGCGGCGCGGAGGTCGAGATCCGATTACCACTGTCCGCACTGGTGCCTCAGGGCCTCGCCGACAATGCAGCCCATGATGGCTGA
- a CDS encoding response regulator transcription factor, producing the protein MADDEDRLLLIVEDDDAFARTLTRSFERRGYTVLRASTHDQVQQLLSERGPDDTPEYAVVDLKLASGGSGLSCVQTLHEHDAAMVIVVLTGYASIATAVEAIKLGARHYLAKPANTDDIEAAFSRAQGDAEVEVTERATTSIKTLEWERIHETLAATDFNISETARRLGMHRRTLARKLEKQRVK; encoded by the coding sequence ATGGCTGATGACGAAGACCGCCTGCTGCTGATCGTTGAGGATGACGATGCCTTCGCCCGCACCCTGACCCGTTCCTTCGAACGGCGGGGATATACGGTGCTGCGGGCGTCCACCCACGACCAGGTGCAGCAGTTGCTGTCCGAACGCGGCCCGGACGACACGCCCGAATATGCGGTGGTGGACTTGAAGCTCGCTTCGGGCGGCTCCGGGCTCTCCTGCGTGCAGACGCTGCATGAGCATGATGCCGCGATGGTCATCGTGGTGCTGACCGGCTACGCCAGCATTGCGACGGCGGTGGAAGCCATCAAGCTGGGGGCCCGTCACTATCTGGCCAAACCGGCCAACACCGACGACATCGAAGCGGCCTTCTCCCGGGCGCAGGGGGATGCCGAGGTGGAAGTCACCGAGCGTGCCACCACCTCGATCAAGACGCTGGAGTGGGAGCGCATCCACGAAACCCTGGCCGCCACCGACTTCAACATCTCGGAAACAGCGCGCCGGTTGGGCATGCACCGCAGAACCCTGGCCCGCAAGCTGGAAAAGCAGCGCGTGAAATGA
- a CDS encoding SURF1 family protein, translated as MADLPQEERPRRRIARWALQLGAALLFVAFIALGTWQVQRLGWKQDLMARVEKRLSAPPVLAPSADRWAGISKADDEYRRVVVRGAFDHSREVLVGASTVLGTGYWVLTPLRSRDGNWVMVNRGFVPPQYKTRVSRTATEAQGEVEVTGLLRLTEPGGSLLRKNDPAAGRWYSRDVEAIGRAQTLEGPLAPYFIDEADTRPSPATESWPRGGLTVVQFPNSHLSYALTWYAMAAMTAGISIYLWRERRRRLREGRLDDDDGDADDKAPRAPASS; from the coding sequence ATGGCTGACCTGCCTCAGGAAGAACGGCCGCGCCGCCGCATCGCCCGCTGGGCGTTGCAGCTGGGCGCGGCCCTTTTGTTTGTGGCGTTCATCGCGCTGGGGACCTGGCAGGTGCAGCGGCTGGGCTGGAAGCAGGACCTGATGGCCCGGGTCGAGAAGCGGCTGTCGGCGCCTCCGGTGCTGGCGCCGTCGGCGGACCGCTGGGCGGGCATCTCCAAGGCGGACGATGAATACCGCCGCGTGGTGGTGCGCGGCGCATTCGATCACTCGCGCGAAGTGCTGGTGGGCGCCAGCACGGTGCTGGGCACCGGCTACTGGGTGCTCACGCCGCTGCGCAGCCGTGACGGCAACTGGGTGATGGTGAACCGGGGCTTCGTGCCGCCGCAATACAAGACCCGGGTGTCGCGCACGGCGACGGAAGCGCAGGGCGAGGTCGAGGTCACCGGGCTGCTGCGGCTCACCGAGCCGGGCGGCAGTCTGCTGCGCAAGAACGATCCGGCGGCGGGACGCTGGTATTCGCGGGATGTCGAGGCCATCGGCCGGGCCCAGACCCTTGAAGGGCCGCTGGCGCCTTATTTCATCGACGAAGCGGACACGCGGCCCAGTCCCGCCACCGAGTCCTGGCCCCGCGGCGGGCTCACCGTGGTCCAGTTTCCCAACAGCCATCTGTCCTATGCCTTGACCTGGTACGCCATGGCGGCGATGACGGCGGGCATCAGCATCTACCTGTGGCGCGAGCGGCGCCGCCGTTTGCGCGAGGGGCGGCTGGACGACGACGACGGTGATGCGGATGACAAGGCCCCCCGTGCCCCTGCGTCGTCCTGA
- the cyoD gene encoding cytochrome o ubiquinol oxidase subunit IV produces the protein MSEHNNDHHGDHHDDHDVGYHATVKGYVVGFILSVILTAIPFALVMGKGIASSSTMALVLLGFAAVQIVVHMVYFLHMNSKVEGGWSMLALIFTVAIVVIMLAGSVWVMFHLNSNMMPVHDMRNMP, from the coding sequence ATGAGCGAGCACAACAACGATCATCACGGCGATCACCACGATGACCACGACGTTGGCTACCACGCCACCGTCAAGGGGTATGTCGTCGGGTTCATCCTTTCCGTCATCCTGACCGCCATTCCCTTCGCCCTGGTGATGGGCAAGGGCATTGCCTCCTCCAGCACCATGGCGCTGGTGCTGCTGGGCTTCGCGGCGGTGCAGATCGTGGTCCACATGGTCTACTTCCTGCACATGAACTCGAAGGTGGAAGGCGGCTGGTCCATGCTGGCGCTGATCTTCACCGTCGCCATCGTGGTGATCATGCTGGCTGGCTCGGTGTGGGTCATGTTCCACCTGAACAGCAACATGATGCCGGTCCACGACATGCGCAACATGCCCTGA
- a CDS encoding type II toxin-antitoxin system RelE/ParE family toxin — MTYQVIFETQADEDLLRLHEHLLERAEYVEDLEIANRAIDAIQTAVLALAVSPMLFRKRSGGGPLRRELVVPFGTTGYVIEYEVAGPDLVVVLAIRHQREQDLH, encoded by the coding sequence ATGACCTACCAGGTCATCTTCGAGACCCAGGCGGATGAAGACCTACTGCGACTGCACGAGCACCTCCTCGAGCGTGCCGAGTACGTCGAAGACCTAGAAATCGCCAATCGCGCCATCGACGCCATCCAGACGGCAGTCCTCGCGTTGGCTGTATCGCCGATGCTATTTCGCAAGCGAAGTGGCGGCGGTCCGCTACGACGCGAGCTCGTCGTTCCGTTCGGGACGACCGGCTACGTCATCGAGTACGAGGTTGCTGGGCCCGACCTGGTCGTCGTGCTGGCCATCCGTCACCAGCGCGAGCAGGACCTTCACTGA
- a CDS encoding IS5 family transposase gives MITPRIKPSAFWRRQASSDLFVQDRRQEKMGSFIANLAAMDELVDFAAVAAQVEAACPRPDRSKGGRPPYSTEIMVRLVFIQSLYNLSDEECEYQVLDRMSFQHFCRLAGELHIPDARTLWRFKQQLAQGGLGGRAIFEAVSQQLQAHGYIPRGGQIVDASIVQAPVTHTKSEEREALNEGQAPEGWSSKKLRHTDRAARWTKKHGKSHYGDKVHANSDARYKLIRKIKVTPANVDDGQTLKDGLDPSNTGKRVLADRGYDSQANRDLLREQQLRDGIGRRARPGQQKRQRLDAHNTAINRIRARGEHVFAGLQQLGGKVVRATTLARNELANTLQCVAYNVKRLVWLAAHEPAH, from the coding sequence ATGATCACACCCCGCATCAAGCCCTCGGCCTTCTGGCGCCGCCAGGCTTCATCTGACCTATTCGTTCAGGACCGACGTCAGGAGAAGATGGGCAGCTTCATCGCCAACCTCGCGGCGATGGACGAACTGGTGGACTTCGCAGCAGTTGCAGCTCAGGTGGAGGCAGCCTGCCCACGGCCCGACCGCAGCAAGGGTGGTCGCCCGCCGTACTCCACCGAGATCATGGTGCGGCTGGTGTTCATCCAGTCGCTGTACAACTTGAGCGACGAGGAGTGCGAGTACCAGGTGCTGGACCGCATGAGCTTCCAGCACTTTTGCCGGCTTGCAGGCGAGCTGCACATCCCGGACGCACGCACGCTGTGGCGCTTCAAGCAGCAACTGGCCCAGGGTGGCCTGGGCGGGAGGGCCATCTTCGAGGCCGTGAGCCAGCAACTGCAGGCTCACGGCTACATCCCGCGAGGCGGGCAGATCGTGGACGCCAGCATCGTGCAGGCGCCGGTCACGCACACCAAGAGCGAGGAGCGCGAAGCGCTCAATGAAGGGCAGGCCCCTGAGGGCTGGTCCTCCAAGAAGCTGCGCCACACCGACCGCGCCGCCCGCTGGACGAAGAAGCACGGCAAGAGCCACTACGGCGACAAGGTGCATGCCAACAGCGACGCGCGCTACAAGCTCATCCGCAAGATCAAGGTCACGCCGGCCAATGTGGACGACGGCCAGACCTTGAAGGACGGGCTGGACCCCAGCAACACCGGCAAACGCGTGCTGGCCGACCGGGGCTATGACAGCCAGGCCAACCGGGACCTGCTGCGAGAGCAGCAACTGCGAGACGGCATCGGCAGAAGAGCCCGGCCTGGGCAGCAGAAGCGTCAGCGGCTGGATGCACACAACACGGCCATCAACCGCATCCGGGCCAGAGGCGAGCACGTGTTCGCGGGCCTGCAGCAGTTGGGTGGCAAGGTGGTGCGGGCCACGACGCTGGCTCGCAATGAACTGGCGAACACGCTCCAGTGCGTGGCCTACAACGTCAAGCGGCTGGTGTGGCTGGCCGCCCATGAGCCGGCGCATTGA
- the cyoC gene encoding cytochrome o ubiquinol oxidase subunit III yields the protein MTNNTGTPVFYDNGDHHPQHGTLLGFWLYLMSDCLIFAVLFATYAVLGRSYAAGPSGADLFDLKLVAVNTGFLLLSSITYGFAMIAMLKGKKAGVLGWLAITGILGLCFLGVELYEFAHLIHEGAGPQRSAFLSSFFALVGTHGLHVTFGAIWLVVLMVQVAKLGLTKENKRRLICLSMFWHFLDVVWIGVFTFVYLMGVLP from the coding sequence ATGACGAACAACACCGGCACGCCGGTGTTCTACGACAACGGTGATCACCATCCGCAGCACGGCACCCTCCTGGGGTTCTGGCTGTACCTGATGAGTGACTGCCTGATCTTCGCGGTGCTCTTCGCCACCTACGCCGTGCTGGGCCGCAGCTATGCGGCCGGCCCGTCGGGCGCGGACCTCTTCGACCTGAAGCTCGTTGCCGTCAACACCGGCTTCCTGCTGCTGTCGTCGATCACCTACGGCTTCGCGATGATCGCGATGCTCAAGGGCAAGAAGGCCGGTGTGCTGGGCTGGCTGGCCATCACCGGCATTCTGGGCCTGTGCTTCCTGGGCGTGGAACTGTATGAGTTCGCGCATCTGATCCATGAAGGGGCCGGCCCGCAGCGCAGCGCTTTCCTGTCGTCCTTCTTCGCCCTGGTGGGCACCCACGGCCTGCACGTCACCTTTGGTGCGATCTGGCTGGTGGTGCTGATGGTCCAGGTGGCCAAGCTGGGCCTGACCAAGGAAAACAAGCGCCGCCTGATCTGCCTGTCGATGTTCTGGCACTTCCTGGACGTGGTCTGGATCGGTGTCTTCACCTTTGTTTATCTGATGGGAGTGCTGCCATGA